The Impatiens glandulifera chromosome 3, dImpGla2.1, whole genome shotgun sequence genome contains a region encoding:
- the LOC124932443 gene encoding histone deacetylase HDT2-like: MEFWGVEVKAGETLKVVPEEGSIIHISQAALGDSKVKGKGFIPLRLKIEDKKFILGSLSGDGIPHVTFDLVFHTEFELSHDAKDTSVFFLGYKGEVDDDEEFPSDSEDESLDSEDELAAVNDETLKKLLGTTNGAKPKSDNKAKVAVNEPVKKSEDDDSSDEDDEDDDDSSDDDIPAIGEEDDSDDDSDDDADESSEEEETPKEVTRGKKRTAESPKEIPSSAKKAKVGGQASKAAIVKAAAAPAGNKPKGQAQKFQGNKGKKGGK; this comes from the exons ATGGAGTTTTGGG GTGTGGAAGTTAAAGCTGGTGAGACTCTTAAGGTTGTGCCTGAAGAGGGTTCAATCATACATATTTCTCAG GCTGCACTTGGTGATTCTAAAGTGAAAGGGAAGGGTTTTATTCCTCTTCGTTTAAAGATTGAAGACAAGAAGTTTATTTTGGGATCACTATCTGGAGACGGCATCCCTCATGTTACCTTTGACCTAGTGTTCCACACAGAGTTTGAATTGTCTCACGATGCTAAAGATACAAGTGTCTTCTTCCTTGGATATAAGGGTgaagttgatgatgatgaagaattTCCATCTGATTCTGAAGATGAATCATTGGATTCTGAGGATGAATTGGCTGCAGTCAATGATG AAACTCTTAAGAAATTATTGGGCACTACAAATGGAGCCAAACCCAAATCTGATAATAAGGCAAAGGTTGCTGTGAATGAGCCAGTGAAGAAATCAGAGGATGATGATAGCtctgatgaagatgatgaagatgatgatgatagcTCTGATGAT GATATTCCTGCCATAGGTGAGGAAGACGATTCAGATGATGATTCTGATGATGATGCTGATGAATCCTCAGAAGAGGAGGAGACACCTAAGGAG gtCACTCGTGGAAAGAAGAGAACTGCTGAATCTCCTAAAGAGATTCCATCATCTGCTAAAAAGGCCAAAGTTGGAGGTCAAGCTTCAAAGGCTGCTATTGTGAAGGCTGCTGCTGCTCCTGCTGGGAACAAGCCAAAGGGTCAAGCCCAGAAATTTCAAGGAAACAAGGGTAAGAAAGGAGGCAAATGA
- the LOC124929216 gene encoding glucomannan 4-beta-mannosyltransferase 2-like — protein MADGVSFLPETTFTARENIMGQIGLMWELIKQPLIIPVLWVAVYLCLAMSLMLFMERLYMGIVIILVKLFWKKPEKRYNWEPMRDDIEFGNAAFPHVLIQIPMYNEKEVYKISIGAACNLSWPSDRLLIQVLDDSTDPIIKEMVEKECQRWASKGLNIKYQIRESRGGYKAGALKEGLKHDYVKHCEYVAIFDADFRPEPDYLRRAIPFLIHNPKIALVQARWRFVNADECLMTRMQEMSLDYHFKVEQEVGSSTHAFFGFNGTAGVWRIAAIDEAGGWKDRTTVEDMDLAVRASLRGWKFLYLGDLQVKSELPSTFKAFRFQQHRWSCGPSNLFRKMFMEIVRNKHVNFWKKVYVIYSFFFVRKIIAHMVTFWFYCLVLPLTILIPEVDVPIWGAIYIPAIITILNSVGTPRSIHLLFYWILFENVMAFHRTKASLIGLLETGRVNEWIVTEKLGDALKNNKSKAPKKLFFSKMADRVLVQELCIGAFLFFCGCYDFLYGKHYYFVYLFLQTITYTITGLGYIGTIVP, from the exons ATGGCAGACGGGGTAAGTTTTCTGCCGGAGACGACATTCACGGCTCGTGAAAACATAATGGGTCAAATTGGGTTAATGTGGGAGCTAATTAAACAGCCATTGATAATCCCTGTTCTTTGGGTAGCTGTTTATTTATGTTTAGCCATGTCATTGATGCTGTTCATGGAAAGACTTTATATGGGTATCGTGATTATACTTGTTAAACTTTTCTGGAAGAAACCAGAGAAACGTTATAATTGGGAACCGATGCGTGATGATATTGAATTCGGCAATGCTGCTTTCCCTCATGTTCTAATCCAAATCCCCATGTATAATGAAAAAGAG GTGTACAAGATCTCCATTGGAGCTGCCTGTAACCTTTCATGGCCGTCTGATCGTTTGTTGATTCAAGTACTGGATGATTCAACCGATCCTATCATCAAG GAAATGGTGGAGAAGGAATGCCAGAGATGGGCAAGTAAAGGTCTGAATATAAAGTATCAGATTAGAGAAAGCAGGGGAGGATATAAAGCCGGAGCTCTTAAAGAAGGATTGAAACACGATTACGTTAAACACTGTGAATATGTCGCCATCTTCGACGCCGACTTCCGGCCGGAACCGGATTATCTCCGACGAGCCATTCCTTTCCTTATTCATAATCCCAAAATTGCCCTTGTTCAAGCTCGCTGGAGATTTG TGAATGCTGATGAATGTTTAATGACAAGAATGCAAGAGATGTCATTGGATTATCATTTCAAAGTTGAACAGGAAGTTGGATCATCTACTCATGCTTTCTTTGGTTTCAATG GAACTGCTGGTGTATGGAGAATAGCAGCCATTGATGAAGCAGGAGGATGGAAAGACAGGACAACAGTTGAGGATATGGATCTAGCAGTTCGAGCTTCTCTTAGAGGATGGAAATTTCTATATCTTGGTGATCTTCAAGTGAAGAGTGAACTTCCTAGTACTTTTAAAGCCTTTAGATTTCAACAACATCGATGGTCATGTGGACCTTCAAACTTATTCAGGAAGATGTTCATGGAGATTGTTAGGAATAAACATGTGAATTTCTGGAAGAAGGTATATGTTATCTACAGTTTCTTCTTCGTTAGGAAGATCATTGCCCATATGGTTACTTTCTGGTTCTACTGTCTTGTTCTTCCTCTCACAATCTTGATCCCTGAGGTTGATGTTCCAATTTGGGGAGCTATCTACATTCCTGCTATCATCACAATCTTGAATTCAGTTGGAACACCCAGATCGATTCATCTGTTGTTTTATTGgatcttatttgaaaatgtcATGGCTTTTCATCGCACCAAGGCTTCCTTGATCGGTCTACTTGAGACAGGAAGAGTCAATGAATGGATTGTTACTGAAAAACTTGGAGATGCTCTCAAGAACAACAAGTCAAAAGCCCCTAAAAAACTCTTTTTTAGTAAGATGGCTGACAG GGTTTTAGTACAAGAGCTGTGTATTGGGGCATTTCTGTTCTTCTGTGGTTGCTATGATTTCCTATATGGAAAGCATTACTATTTCGTATACCTATTTCTCCAAACCATTACATATACCATTACCGGACTCGGTTACATAGGCACCATTGTTCCTTAA